Proteins from a single region of Esox lucius isolate fEsoLuc1 chromosome 13, fEsoLuc1.pri, whole genome shotgun sequence:
- the LOC117595455 gene encoding uncharacterized protein LOC117595455 — protein sequence MDPVRYKRYLVDDEAPVPERTKRRRKRKDISEDMGDDEEAVASSSTTQYLTQEDNQDDPVSTASDDTMNQPIPGPSSSPGEPVEEHLEDPTSPTLDQKPTKEQVELLLLALKLKHGLTNRALEDIMHLINFIAGPGGELVSGSKYLFYKAFDSVKDILEVHYVCKSCKVSMQEGPFNVKCPVCDQDTSKAHAQKDQCFLYLPLKYQIKKLLEDHQLGKHLKHRFEKKDASIKDIYDGHLYKKLSPLASPDSISLTFNCDGVPVHKSNTKSLWPILCTINELPIQLRAKHVMLCGLWFGQNKPNMNTYMKPFVDECIELYSNGLIWESESGEIVTSKVLLTTMVADSVARPLIQNFKQFNGEFGCSFCMQKGTSVLKRRGRVRAYPYEKAELRNPSQTDDLVEEALAGNPTKGVKGPSILSCLPDFNIIDGCVPDYMHSVLLGVARSITTLWFHSENNQSPWYIGHSTEQIDDILTSIKPPCNVSRVPRSVKEKKFWKAHEWNMWLFYYSIPTLKGVLPEKYLKHWFKLVKGVSLLLGENISPLHISESEGLLTEFVQEMETLYGINNVTFNVHLCLHLPNTVRNWGPLWAQSAFVFESYNGIILDMIKSSQGVSLQIMKTVWLQVAFPSFSQKTVVAASDDYLALLESFSVEKKMVQEVNHINNVNHNYHVSHINNVNHNYHVSHINNINHNYHVNHNYHL from the exons ATGGATCCAGTACGTTACAAAAGGTACCTCGTTGACGACGAAGCACCCGTTCCAGAAAGAACAAAGAGAAGACGTAAACGAAA ggACATTTCTGAAGATATGGGTGATGATGAAGAAGCTGTGGCCTCTTCTTCTACAACTCA gtatcTCACCCAAGAGGACAATCAAGATGACCCGGTGTCTACTGCTTCTGATGACACA atgaaCCAACCCATACCTGGCCCTAGCTCTTCACCTGGGGAGCCAGTAGAGGAACATCTAGAAGACCCCACAAGTCCAACTTTAGACCAGAAACCAACAAAAGAACAGGTGGAACTCCTGCTGCTGGCATTAAAACTCAAACATGGATTAACAAATAGAGCCTTGGAGGACATCATGCATCTTATCAACTTTATTGCTGGTCCTGGTGGGGAATTGGTTAGTGGCTCAAAGTACCTTTTCtacaaagcatttgattcagTGAAAGACATATTAGAAGTACATTATGTGTGCAAGAGTTGCAAGGTAAGCATGCAGGAAGGTCCCTTTAATGTCAAGTGCCCAGTCTGTGACCAGGACACATCAAAAGCGCATGCACAAAAAGACCAGTGTTTTTTGTACTTGCCACtaaaataccaaattaaaaaACTGCTTGAGGACCACCAATTAGGGAAACACCTGAAACACCGCTTTGAGAAGAAGGATGCCTCCATCAAAGATATATATGATggacatttatacaaaaaactATCACCCCTTGCATCACCAGACAGCATAtcactgactttcaactgtgatggagtgccagtgcacaaatcaaacacaaaaagtTTGTGGCCAATTTTGTGTACTATTAATGAACTGCCAATACAGCTACGTGCAAAACATGTTATGCTTTGTGGCCTGTGGTTtggtcaaaacaaaccaaatatgaACACTTACATGAAACCATTTGTCGATGAATGCATAGAGTTGTACTCTAATGGTCTTATATGGGAAAGTGAAAGTGGGGAAATTGTCACAAGTAAAGTACTGCTTACTACCATGGTGGCAGATTCAGTTGCTCGGCCACTGATTCAGAActttaaacagtttaatggtgagtttgggtgttctttttgtatgcagAAAGGAACAAGTGTGCTAAAACGCAGGGGGCGTGTAAGGGCTTATCCCTATGAAAAAGCAGAGTTGAGGAATCCCTCCCAGACTGATGATCTGGTGGAAGAGGCTCTTGCTGGAAACCCCACTAAGGGAGTGAAAGGGCCTAGTATTTTGTCTTGTCTACCTGATTTTAAtatcattgatggctgtgttccAGATTATATGCACAGTGTGCTGCTGGGTGTAGCAAGAAGCATCACCACGCTGTGGTTTCATTCTGAAAACAACCAATCGCCATGGTATATCGGACACTCAACAGAACAGATTGATGACATTTTAACTTCTATTAAACCCCCCTGTAATGTTTCCCGTGTCCCCCGctcagtgaaagagaaaaagttctGGAAGGCACACGAGTGGAAcatgtggttgttttattacagcataccAACATTGAAAGGGGTCTTACCTGAAAAATATCTGAAGCACTGGTTTAAGTTGGTAAAGGGGGTTTCTCTTCTACTCGGTGAGAATATATCACCACTGCACATATCAGAATCTGAGGGGTTGCTAACAGAGTTTGTTCAGGAAATGGAGACCCTTTATGGGATCAATAATGTCactttcaatgtacatttgtgccTTCATCTGCCCAATACTGTGAGGAACTGGGGTCCCCTCTGGGCACAGTctgcatttgtgtttgagtCATACAATGGGATCATTTTAGATATGATAAAGAGCAGCCagggagtttctctgcagataatgaaaacagtttggCTACAGGTTGCATTTCCATCATTTTCCCAAAAAACCGTGGTGGCAGCTTCTGATGATTACTTAGCTCTCTTAGAGTCTTTTtcagttgagaaaaaaatggtGCAGGAA